A stretch of the Streptomyces sp. WMMB303 genome encodes the following:
- a CDS encoding ABC transporter ATP-binding protein translates to MADEAVRMRHVTRRYGTGAGAVTALDDVTLDFGHGTFTAVMGPSGSGKSTLLQCASGLDRPTSGSVAVGGTELTGLDETRLTLLRRDRIGFVFQAFHLLPSLTAEQNMGLPLRLAGRRPPSARVAEALRQVGLGSRARHRPAELSGGQQQRVALARALITRPQVLFGDEPTGALDSVTSREVLTLLRDMVHQEGRTTVMVTHDPVAAGYADRVVFLADGRLDGELHGASSPQIAEHMAKLEALPC, encoded by the coding sequence ATGGCCGATGAAGCCGTCCGCATGCGGCACGTCACCCGCCGCTACGGCACCGGTGCCGGAGCCGTCACCGCGCTCGACGACGTCACCCTCGACTTCGGCCACGGCACGTTCACCGCCGTCATGGGCCCCTCGGGATCCGGGAAGTCGACTCTGCTGCAGTGCGCCTCCGGGCTGGACCGCCCCACCTCGGGATCGGTCGCGGTGGGCGGGACCGAGCTGACCGGGCTCGACGAGACCCGGCTGACGCTGCTGCGCCGCGACCGCATCGGATTCGTCTTCCAGGCGTTCCATCTGCTGCCGTCCCTGACGGCCGAGCAGAACATGGGCCTGCCGCTGCGCCTGGCGGGCCGCCGACCGCCGTCCGCCCGCGTCGCGGAGGCGCTGCGGCAGGTCGGACTCGGGTCGCGGGCCCGGCACCGGCCCGCGGAGCTGTCCGGCGGCCAGCAGCAGCGCGTCGCCCTGGCCCGTGCGCTGATCACTCGTCCCCAGGTGCTCTTCGGCGACGAGCCCACCGGCGCGCTGGACTCGGTGACCAGCCGCGAGGTCCTCACCCTGCTGCGCGACATGGTCCACCAGGAGGGGCGGACGACCGTCATGGTCACCCACGACCCGGTCGCCGCCGGCTACGCGGACCGCGTGGTCTTCCTCGCCGACGGGCGCCTCGACGGGGAGCTGCACGGCGCGTCCTCGCCGCAGATCGCCGAGCACATGGCGAAGCTGGAGGCCCTCCCGTGCTGA
- a CDS encoding helix-turn-helix domain-containing protein, with translation MTESSHQDRTASHQGQHTVSDPATLKALAHPLRLKILRRLAAAGPATATALASALGENTGTLSYHLRRLARAGLVEDDPDHDANGRERWWRGVRGTDVRRPSRAGLPGAERAMAEELDRAHLQEDIELVRRHADRPAEDDEWVSGSRSTLHLTQEELREFHDAYLELLRRFRRDRTEAGPGTRPIAVRWFGVPLDGPQD, from the coding sequence ATGACCGAGTCGTCGCACCAGGACCGCACCGCTTCCCACCAGGGGCAGCACACCGTCAGCGACCCCGCGACCCTGAAAGCACTGGCGCATCCGCTGCGCCTGAAGATCCTGCGCAGACTGGCCGCCGCGGGCCCGGCGACCGCCACCGCACTCGCCTCGGCTCTCGGCGAGAACACCGGGACGCTCAGCTACCACCTGCGCCGGCTGGCCCGGGCCGGCCTCGTCGAGGACGACCCCGACCACGACGCGAACGGACGCGAACGCTGGTGGCGCGGCGTGCGCGGCACGGACGTGCGGCGCCCCTCCCGGGCGGGCCTGCCGGGCGCGGAGCGCGCCATGGCCGAGGAACTGGACCGGGCGCACCTGCAGGAGGACATCGAACTGGTCCGGCGCCACGCGGACCGTCCGGCCGAGGACGACGAGTGGGTGTCCGGCTCCCGCAGCACCCTCCACCTCACACAGGAGGAACTGCGGGAGTTCCACGACGCCTACCTGGAGCTGCTGCGACGCTTCCGGCGCGACCGCACCGAAGCCGGACCGGGCACCCGGCCCATCGCCGTGCGCTGGTTCGGGGTCCCGCTCGACGGCCCCCAGGACTGA
- a CDS encoding LysM peptidoglycan-binding domain-containing protein, translated as MSRGLHARHPFRARRLRLSIALAAGGAGIAAPLLAAGSAHAAPAQVQEQTQSARSGAAAQVKTEQEPSSYTVVSGDTLYRIALDHDIEGGWNTLYEANKKTVGGDPDLILPGQKLTLDAASKPAENSDATPERADRSSAERTGGVHKTQSTNLDGWINEALTIMKQHGIPGTYEGIHRNIIRESGGDPNAINNWDINAQNGTPSIGLLQVIKPTFDAFHVEGTAYDQRDPVANIVAACNYAADRYGSIDNVNGPY; from the coding sequence ATGTCTCGTGGCCTTCACGCCCGTCATCCGTTCCGCGCCCGCCGCCTCCGGCTCTCGATCGCCCTCGCCGCCGGCGGTGCGGGCATCGCCGCTCCCCTGCTGGCCGCGGGCAGCGCGCACGCCGCCCCGGCGCAGGTGCAGGAGCAGACGCAGTCCGCACGGTCCGGCGCCGCCGCGCAGGTGAAGACCGAGCAGGAGCCCAGCTCCTACACCGTCGTCAGCGGCGACACCCTGTACCGGATCGCCCTGGACCACGACATCGAGGGCGGCTGGAACACCCTCTACGAGGCCAACAAGAAGACCGTCGGCGGCGACCCGGACCTGATCCTGCCCGGTCAGAAGCTGACGCTGGACGCCGCCTCGAAGCCTGCTGAGAACAGCGACGCCACGCCCGAGCGCGCCGACCGCAGCTCGGCCGAGCGCACCGGCGGCGTGCACAAGACCCAGTCCACCAATCTGGACGGCTGGATCAACGAGGCGCTGACCATCATGAAGCAGCACGGCATTCCCGGCACCTACGAGGGCATCCACCGCAACATCATCCGGGAGTCCGGTGGCGACCCCAACGCCATCAACAACTGGGACATCAACGCCCAGAACGGCACGCCCTCCATCGGCCTGCTCCAGGTCATCAAGCCGACCTTCGACGCCTTCCACGTCGAGGGCACCGCCTACGACCAGCGGGACCCGGTCGCCAACATCGTCGCGGCCTGCAACTACGCCGCCGACCGCTACGGCTCGATCGACAACGTGAACGGCCCCTACTGA
- a CDS encoding glycosyltransferase family A protein, whose protein sequence is MSENRNIVSVITPAYNALPCIERCVESVAHQSFDSGATEMIVVDDGSTDGTSAILDRLSAQYPSLLRVIRQENSGSPSGPRNVGLDLASGRYVFFLDADDYLAPEALQRLTTAAEVNASDVVLGRMASEGRRVPRSMFRANQADADLFTSRVYWALSAQKLFRKELLDRLQLRFDTGLRIGEDQPFTALAYLRARRISVVADYDCYYLVRRPDGRHLTATGSTEPVLDALHRVCELLRAELPPGQRRDALLERHFAVELRDVFRFLGREADPAVQQREFARVQELLARHEDDSFWHRLAPVQRLRCHLARHGHLGELLTHTLSADAHMPFSVHISRGTALAHYPPRGEHRARGPAASFDVTDRLTLSHHISHFSCTGTRLRLTGRARLEQAEPADRQAVEVFLQHRDGPWRRHARTRLAGEFFEADLDLLDEPGDGVPPADGCWDLYLSLTVNGLTRTVRLGNRRDQDAGRCPFTYLTDDGEGRIRTVRLYATTHGNLTLRLEHVPAGRLSRELRLDVEAPVWCGPVLRLHGSTNLVAPPTGSVLVQLASRSGSADFPLVIEDDGRFSVELPLDVLSSGRWAAALRIAAANWQHTRPLRQPVLPAGSARWRQSLMPRYAKPVAGDPLTLRVDRVRPTRGLRRRFAQPAALPAGPAAQRAGGASPGGREAA, encoded by the coding sequence ATGAGCGAGAACAGAAATATTGTGAGCGTGATAACGCCCGCTTACAATGCGTTGCCCTGCATCGAGCGCTGCGTCGAATCGGTCGCACACCAGTCCTTCGACTCCGGCGCCACCGAGATGATTGTCGTCGACGACGGCTCGACCGATGGCACCTCCGCCATTTTGGATCGGCTGTCCGCACAGTATCCGAGTCTTCTGCGGGTGATCCGCCAGGAGAACTCCGGGAGCCCCTCGGGTCCGCGCAATGTCGGTCTGGATCTCGCGAGCGGTCGGTACGTATTCTTCCTCGATGCCGACGACTACCTGGCCCCCGAAGCCCTTCAACGGCTCACGACAGCGGCCGAGGTGAACGCATCCGATGTCGTACTCGGCCGAATGGCCTCGGAAGGACGCCGGGTGCCGCGCTCCATGTTCCGCGCGAACCAGGCCGATGCCGATCTGTTCACCTCCCGCGTCTACTGGGCGCTTTCCGCGCAGAAACTCTTCCGCAAAGAGCTGCTCGACCGGCTGCAGTTGCGCTTCGACACCGGTCTGCGGATCGGCGAGGACCAACCCTTCACCGCGCTCGCCTACTTGCGGGCCCGCCGTATCTCGGTGGTCGCCGACTACGACTGCTACTACCTGGTCCGACGCCCCGACGGCCGGCATCTGACCGCCACGGGCAGCACCGAGCCGGTACTCGATGCGCTGCACAGGGTCTGCGAGTTGCTGCGGGCCGAGCTTCCGCCCGGGCAGCGGCGCGACGCCCTGCTGGAGCGGCACTTCGCCGTCGAACTCCGGGACGTCTTCCGGTTCCTCGGCCGGGAGGCGGATCCGGCCGTCCAGCAGCGCGAGTTCGCCCGTGTGCAGGAACTTCTCGCCCGACACGAAGACGACTCCTTCTGGCACCGGCTGGCCCCCGTCCAGCGCCTGCGCTGCCATCTGGCCCGGCACGGGCATCTCGGGGAACTGCTCACCCACACCCTTTCCGCCGACGCGCACATGCCGTTCAGTGTCCACATCTCCCGGGGAACGGCACTGGCCCACTACCCCCCGCGGGGGGAACACCGCGCCCGGGGTCCGGCCGCGTCCTTCGACGTGACGGACCGTCTCACGCTCAGCCACCACATCTCCCACTTCTCCTGCACCGGCACCCGGCTGCGGCTGACCGGACGCGCCCGCCTTGAGCAGGCCGAGCCCGCCGACCGGCAGGCGGTCGAGGTCTTCCTGCAGCACCGGGACGGGCCGTGGCGACGCCACGCGCGGACCCGTCTGGCGGGCGAGTTCTTCGAGGCCGACCTGGATCTCCTCGACGAGCCGGGCGACGGGGTGCCGCCCGCCGACGGCTGCTGGGACCTGTATCTGAGCCTGACCGTGAACGGACTGACCAGGACGGTCCGGCTGGGCAACCGACGCGATCAGGACGCCGGACGCTGCCCGTTCACGTATTTGACCGACGACGGTGAGGGCCGCATCCGGACGGTCAGGCTGTACGCCACCACCCACGGCAATCTCACCCTGCGCCTGGAGCACGTCCCGGCAGGACGGCTGAGCAGGGAGCTGCGGCTCGATGTGGAAGCACCGGTCTGGTGCGGCCCGGTGCTGCGCCTGCACGGCAGCACCAACCTCGTGGCCCCTCCGACGGGCAGCGTCCTCGTACAGCTGGCCTCCCGCAGCGGCTCCGCCGACTTCCCCCTGGTGATCGAGGACGACGGCCGGTTCTCGGTGGAACTGCCCCTGGACGTGCTGTCCTCGGGGCGGTGGGCGGCGGCGCTGCGGATAGCCGCGGCCAACTGGCAGCACACGCGGCCCCTGCGGCAACCGGTCCTGCCGGCCGGCTCGGCACGCTGGCGCCAAAGCCTCATGCCCCGATACGCGAAACCGGTGGCCGGCGACCCGCTGACGCTGCGCGTGGACCGGGTACGTCCCACCCGCGGACTGCGTCGCCGGTTCGCGCAGCCGGCTGCCCTCCCGGCCGGGCCGGCCGCGCAGCGGGCCGGCGGAGCGAGTCCGGGCGGTCGGGAGGCTGCCTGA
- a CDS encoding alpha/beta hydrolase has protein sequence MIRTHRAAAALLAAALLAPAATARASAEGAPADGAPTGRASAAAVSNRADRLSVPRPTGRWPVGRDTLQLTDEKRRDPWVPSAGPRRLMASVFYPARHGGGRGAGARYLSVREAELLLKGLKLDAAFPADRLASVRTNARTGARPAAGKHPLIVLSPGFSLHRATLTTLAEELASHGYVVAVLDHAYESFGTTFTGPAGRRTLTCVACETVEDEPDDEEEKKRLARAARDRAADISFVVDRLTDAGKGVRSGAGRGSARWAALIDPRRIGAAGHSLGGNAAAVAAGADRRIRAAANLDGTFFAPVPRAGLGRPTLMLGTRKGHTPHAADATWPRTWQRLHGWKRWLTVAGSGHFTFIDLPILGGQAGVTDPEAPLSGKRSGEITTRYVTAFFDRQLRGRARPLLDGPSRENPEVDFHTP, from the coding sequence ATGATCCGTACACACCGCGCGGCGGCAGCCCTGCTGGCCGCCGCACTGCTCGCCCCCGCGGCCACGGCCCGCGCCTCCGCCGAGGGGGCCCCGGCGGACGGCGCGCCAACCGGCCGGGCGTCCGCCGCCGCTGTCTCGAACCGCGCCGACCGGCTGTCCGTCCCCCGGCCCACGGGCCGCTGGCCGGTCGGACGCGACACGTTGCAACTCACCGACGAGAAGCGCCGCGACCCCTGGGTGCCCTCCGCGGGTCCCCGCCGGCTGATGGCCTCGGTCTTCTATCCGGCCCGGCACGGCGGCGGCCGCGGTGCCGGCGCCCGCTACCTGTCGGTCCGGGAGGCGGAGCTACTGCTGAAGGGGCTGAAGCTCGATGCGGCCTTCCCGGCGGACAGACTCGCCTCGGTGCGCACGAACGCCCGCACCGGGGCCCGACCGGCCGCGGGGAAGCATCCATTGATCGTGCTCTCGCCGGGGTTCTCGCTGCACCGCGCGACGCTCACCACGCTGGCGGAGGAACTCGCCTCCCACGGCTATGTCGTCGCCGTGCTCGACCACGCCTACGAATCCTTCGGCACGACCTTCACCGGCCCGGCCGGCCGACGCACGCTCACCTGTGTCGCGTGCGAGACCGTCGAGGACGAGCCGGACGACGAGGAGGAGAAGAAGCGGCTCGCCCGGGCCGCGCGCGACCGGGCAGCCGACATCTCTTTCGTCGTCGACAGGCTGACGGACGCGGGTAAGGGCGTGCGGAGCGGCGCGGGGCGCGGGTCCGCACGCTGGGCGGCGCTGATCGACCCCCGTCGCATCGGCGCCGCCGGCCACTCACTGGGCGGCAACGCGGCAGCGGTGGCAGCGGGTGCCGACCGCCGGATCCGGGCCGCCGCGAATCTGGACGGCACCTTCTTCGCGCCCGTGCCGCGGGCGGGTCTGGGCCGGCCGACGCTGATGCTCGGCACTCGGAAGGGCCACACCCCGCATGCGGCCGACGCGACGTGGCCGCGGACCTGGCAGCGCCTGCACGGCTGGAAGCGCTGGCTGACGGTGGCCGGATCCGGGCACTTCACCTTCATCGACCTGCCGATCCTCGGCGGTCAGGCCGGGGTCACCGACCCCGAGGCCCCGCTGTCCGGAAAGCGCTCCGGGGAGATCACCACCCGCTATGTGACGGCCTTCTTCGACCGGCAGCTGCGGGGACGTGCGCGACCGCTGCTGGACGGCCCCTCGCGGGAGAACCCGGAGGTGGACTTCCACACGCCATAG
- a CDS encoding roadblock/LC7 domain-containing protein: MAAEQGVGEELRGLRARVPQVAGALAATVDGFVLAEDMAPARTGERPEAEPLAALTAAALGLAFRMNEATARGAFRELLIHGELGYVATYAAGSSAVLTLLADDWINVGRLHLEGRRTAARIGELVTAVQGPAAPHPAGDRPPPEYRPPLERRRLPLERRRRNAPAAE; this comes from the coding sequence ATGGCGGCGGAGCAGGGCGTGGGCGAGGAACTGCGCGGACTGCGGGCCAGGGTTCCGCAGGTCGCCGGTGCGTTGGCGGCGACCGTGGACGGCTTCGTGCTGGCCGAGGACATGGCGCCGGCCCGGACGGGGGAGCGCCCGGAGGCGGAGCCGCTCGCCGCGCTCACCGCCGCCGCGCTCGGCCTGGCCTTCCGGATGAACGAGGCCACGGCACGCGGCGCCTTCCGCGAGTTGCTGATCCACGGAGAGCTCGGGTACGTCGCCACGTACGCGGCGGGGTCGTCCGCGGTGCTGACGCTGCTCGCGGACGACTGGATCAATGTCGGCCGACTGCATCTGGAGGGGCGCCGCACAGCCGCGCGGATCGGTGAACTCGTGACGGCCGTCCAGGGCCCGGCGGCTCCGCACCCGGCCGGGGACCGCCCGCCGCCCGAATACCGGCCCCCGCTGGAGCGCCGCCGTCTGCCGTTGGAGCGCCGCCGCCGGAACGCCCCGGCCGCGGAGTGA
- a CDS encoding transcriptional regulator, with amino-acid sequence MPARPRRTPAPSTLHRLAAERATGAFTRAGGTLFLVDGHIVHAESSAATGLEILLSRGCALSRTCWEAARTQAGRDGGARHLVASGRVPAGVLELCQGVALYDAAFFVLAPDGGPGRFRRGVRHWLGARGGVVPLVVERETVRRLAFLDRIWPDARLDVLPPVPTGAAAPPGHPADPVVRSGAVPRTARPNPTGRQVRSAAAPGQSSRLRAVPVRQLRILELADGLRTPTDIARALGRPAFHTLVELRRLAAAGLVAPAPQDRPAAGVPDRYPHPEGGPPGANTAAADGGTPPAGPPGPVFAEPDIALLRRLRDALEAL; translated from the coding sequence GTGCCGGCTCGACCTCGCCGGACGCCTGCTCCCTCGACGCTGCACCGGCTCGCAGCCGAGCGCGCCACCGGCGCCTTCACCCGCGCGGGGGGCACCCTCTTCCTCGTCGACGGCCACATCGTGCACGCGGAGAGCTCGGCGGCCACGGGGCTGGAGATCCTGCTGAGCCGGGGCTGCGCCCTCTCCCGGACGTGCTGGGAAGCGGCGAGGACCCAGGCGGGGCGGGACGGCGGCGCACGGCATCTGGTGGCCTCCGGCCGCGTCCCCGCCGGAGTACTGGAACTGTGCCAGGGTGTCGCGCTGTACGACGCGGCCTTCTTCGTGCTGGCGCCCGATGGCGGGCCCGGCAGGTTCCGGCGCGGGGTCCGGCACTGGCTCGGAGCCCGCGGGGGCGTCGTGCCGCTGGTGGTGGAGCGTGAGACGGTGCGTCGGCTGGCCTTTCTGGACCGGATCTGGCCCGACGCGCGCCTGGATGTCCTGCCGCCCGTGCCGACCGGCGCCGCCGCCCCGCCCGGGCACCCGGCCGACCCGGTGGTGCGGAGCGGTGCAGTGCCGCGGACCGCGCGACCGAACCCGACCGGGCGGCAGGTACGGTCCGCTGCCGCGCCCGGACAGAGCAGCCGGCTGCGGGCCGTACCGGTCCGGCAGCTTCGGATCCTGGAACTGGCCGACGGCCTCCGCACCCCGACGGACATCGCCCGCGCACTCGGGCGGCCCGCCTTCCACACACTCGTGGAGCTGCGCCGGTTGGCCGCAGCGGGCCTGGTGGCCCCGGCGCCGCAGGATCGCCCGGCGGCAGGTGTGCCGGACCGGTACCCGCACCCGGAAGGCGGACCCCCGGGTGCGAACACCGCAGCCGCCGACGGCGGGACGCCTCCTGCCGGACCACCGGGGCCGGTGTTCGCGGAGCCGGACATCGCCCTGCTGCGCCGGCTCCGGGACGCGCTGGAGGCATTGTGA
- a CDS encoding MFS transporter, which translates to MVDTRMRHGRAALAFSFFAQGVAFALLVTRIPAVQDRYGISNALLPAFLAAVPVLAGAGSVGAEQLVKRVRPGLVLRWSQPVVLLALLGVAAGDAVLHLAVALAVFGLGVGALDASMNMLGVSLQHRYGRSIMLGFHAAYSLGGIAGATLAWVGARGQVPLLGSCLPVAAVLLPAALLGSRWYLDAGRGREPDEGPGVAGTGQSVAAFRLLLPLCLVMTFAYIGDSTVSNWSAKYLQDVLGSSEQLATVPYNVYMVTTLLGRSLGDLGVRRFGAAAVVRAGALLAALGFGTVAAAPGPGTGMLGFTLLGLGLCVLVPQTFAAAGRLFPGASDSAVARLNIFNYVGFLIGSPLVGALGEVWNYRVAMLVPMVLVLVTVAYATSFAPRRAAA; encoded by the coding sequence ATGGTGGACACACGGATGCGGCACGGCAGGGCCGCGCTCGCCTTCAGCTTCTTCGCGCAGGGCGTCGCGTTCGCATTGCTGGTCACGCGCATCCCCGCCGTACAGGACCGGTACGGCATATCGAACGCCCTGCTCCCGGCGTTCCTCGCGGCGGTTCCCGTGCTCGCCGGGGCGGGGAGCGTGGGTGCGGAGCAACTCGTCAAGCGGGTCCGGCCCGGCCTGGTGCTCCGATGGTCGCAGCCGGTGGTGCTGCTGGCACTGCTGGGTGTCGCGGCGGGAGACGCCGTGCTGCACCTGGCGGTGGCGCTCGCGGTCTTCGGGCTCGGCGTCGGGGCGCTGGACGCCTCGATGAACATGCTCGGGGTGAGCCTTCAGCACCGCTACGGACGCAGCATCATGCTGGGCTTCCACGCGGCGTACAGCCTGGGCGGGATCGCGGGTGCGACGCTGGCCTGGGTGGGCGCGCGCGGGCAGGTGCCGCTCCTCGGGTCCTGTCTGCCCGTCGCCGCTGTGCTGCTGCCCGCCGCCCTGCTGGGCAGCCGGTGGTACCTGGACGCCGGCCGCGGCCGGGAGCCGGACGAGGGCCCCGGCGTTGCCGGGACCGGGCAGTCGGTGGCCGCCTTCCGGCTGCTGCTGCCGCTGTGCCTGGTCATGACCTTCGCCTACATAGGGGACTCCACCGTCTCCAACTGGAGCGCGAAGTATCTCCAGGATGTGCTGGGCAGCTCGGAGCAGCTCGCCACCGTCCCCTACAACGTCTACATGGTGACGACGCTCCTCGGCCGCTCTCTCGGCGACCTGGGTGTACGGCGATTCGGCGCCGCGGCCGTCGTCCGCGCGGGAGCGCTGCTGGCCGCGCTCGGGTTCGGCACGGTGGCGGCTGCCCCCGGCCCGGGAACGGGCATGCTCGGATTCACGCTGCTCGGGCTCGGGCTGTGCGTGCTCGTCCCGCAGACCTTCGCGGCTGCGGGGCGGCTCTTCCCGGGGGCCTCGGACTCCGCCGTCGCCCGCCTCAATATCTTCAACTACGTCGGCTTCCTCATCGGTTCGCCCCTGGTGGGAGCGCTCGGCGAGGTCTGGAACTACCGCGTGGCCATGCTGGTGCCGATGGTGCTGGTGCTGGTCACCGTCGCATATGCCACCTCCTTCGCTCCGCGGCGGGCCGCCGCCTGA
- a CDS encoding transglycosylase SLT domain-containing protein, translating to MRTTLTALSTVRPTRRLAVSGLTALGAAGIAATALTGTAHAAQPQTQTAGPATHQAAATAQHLTAQADHAAKNTKNSGKDSGKGEYADNLDGWIREARAIMAKHDIPGSYDGIKRNIIRESAGDPHAVNDWDVNAKKGTPSKGLLQVIQPTFDQYHVKGTPDDLTDPVANIVAACNYAADRYGTMDNVDSAY from the coding sequence ATGCGCACCACCCTCACCGCCCTGAGTACCGTCCGCCCCACCCGCCGCCTGGCCGTCAGCGGCCTGACCGCCCTGGGCGCGGCCGGAATCGCCGCCACCGCCCTGACCGGCACCGCCCACGCCGCCCAGCCCCAGACCCAGACCGCCGGCCCCGCCACCCACCAGGCCGCCGCCACCGCCCAGCACCTGACCGCCCAGGCCGACCACGCCGCCAAGAACACCAAGAACAGCGGCAAGGACAGCGGCAAGGGCGAGTACGCCGACAACCTCGACGGCTGGATCCGCGAGGCCCGCGCCATCATGGCCAAGCACGACATCCCCGGCAGCTACGACGGCATCAAGCGCAACATCATCCGCGAATCCGCCGGCGACCCCCACGCCGTCAACGACTGGGACGTCAACGCCAAGAAGGGCACCCCCTCCAAGGGACTCCTCCAGGTCATCCAGCCCACCTTCGACCAGTACCACGTCAAGGGCACCCCCGACGACCTCACCGACCCCGTCGCCAACATCGTCGCCGCCTGCAACTACGCCGCCGACCGCTACGGCACCATGGACAACGTCGACTCCGCCTACTGA
- a CDS encoding FAD-dependent oxidoreductase, whose product MEPELVVIGAGPAGVAAVLMAAGLGLRTVLVEAGRVGGKTWDIGALENVPGGWSDGAALARALAADVERVRETGRCILLQARALRARAHRDRAETVLADGRTLTAGAVLVTTGATALTPGHAPWIEAPEELRPPPLWRARPEDVGAGEPAVVLGADRPLGTWLRTRPETAARLEVLHPAGDAYKTTEVAADARVRLYEVEHACVVPLDDGYRITARCTDGRVHEVRTRVLFGNLGSRAAPLDGDLAPGPDGYCPPAAQHPRLLVAGDLRSARHQRIVTAQGSGAEAVLTHYYATRGRAG is encoded by the coding sequence GTGGAGCCGGAACTGGTGGTGATCGGCGCCGGGCCGGCGGGGGTCGCGGCCGTGCTCATGGCGGCAGGGCTGGGCCTGCGCACGGTCCTCGTCGAGGCGGGCCGAGTCGGCGGCAAGACATGGGACATCGGCGCGCTGGAGAACGTTCCCGGCGGCTGGAGCGACGGCGCAGCCCTCGCCCGGGCGCTCGCCGCGGACGTCGAGCGGGTGCGGGAGACCGGCCGGTGCATCCTCCTGCAGGCGCGCGCCCTCCGGGCGCGAGCCCACCGGGACCGGGCGGAGACCGTGCTCGCGGACGGCCGCACGCTCACTGCGGGCGCCGTACTGGTGACGACCGGGGCCACCGCGCTGACACCCGGGCACGCGCCGTGGATCGAGGCCCCCGAGGAGCTGCGGCCGCCGCCGCTGTGGCGGGCGCGGCCCGAGGACGTCGGGGCGGGGGAGCCGGCCGTGGTGCTCGGCGCCGACCGCCCGCTCGGCACCTGGCTGCGGACCCGTCCCGAGACAGCCGCGCGACTGGAGGTACTGCACCCGGCGGGAGACGCGTACAAGACGACGGAGGTCGCCGCCGACGCCCGGGTACGGCTGTACGAGGTCGAGCACGCCTGCGTGGTGCCCCTGGACGATGGCTATCGGATCACGGCGCGGTGCACCGACGGTCGGGTGCACGAGGTTCGGACCCGCGTGCTGTTCGGCAACCTCGGCTCCCGTGCCGCGCCGCTCGACGGGGACCTCGCGCCCGGCCCCGACGGCTATTGCCCGCCCGCGGCCCAGCATCCCCGTCTCCTGGTCGCGGGGGACCTCCGATCGGCCCGCCACCAACGCATCGTCACCGCCCAGGGATCCGGAGCCGAGGCGGTGCTCACGCACTACTACGCGACGCGGGGCCGCGCCGGCTGA